From Aquificaceae bacterium, a single genomic window includes:
- a CDS encoding PaaI family thioesterase: MKLSLPFLEHIGAELVSLSPEEAVLMIDVRDYHLQHLGYVHGGVISSLADNTGWYAVVANLPEDRTSVTIEIKVNYLKPAERGELVAKGKVLKMGKRVAFAVVEVWQGSELVAYATGTYAVLEFRSS; encoded by the coding sequence GTGAAATTGAGCCTGCCCTTTCTGGAACACATAGGTGCGGAGCTGGTGAGCCTCTCCCCAGAGGAGGCGGTTCTGATGATAGATGTGAGGGACTATCACCTTCAACACCTTGGCTATGTGCATGGTGGAGTCATATCAAGCCTTGCGGACAACACAGGCTGGTATGCGGTGGTGGCAAACCTCCCAGAAGACAGAACCTCTGTCACCATAGAGATAAAGGTTAACTACCTCAAGCCTGCGGAGAGGGGTGAGCTGGTCGCAAAGGGGAAAGTTCTTAAGATGGGTAAAAGAGTTGCCTTTGCAGTGGTGGAGGTCTGGCAGGGCTCAGAGCTGGTTGCCTACGCCACGGGCACCTATGCGGTGCTTGAATTCAGAAGCTCCTGA
- a CDS encoding NAD(P)H-dependent oxidoreductase: protein MITVIYAHPNPKSFNHAIKEEVLGFLSSKGLRYELRDLYAMGFDPVLSARDFETFLSGNVPEDIRREQDIIKASSLLLFIYPIWWTGMPAILKGYIDRVFSYGFAYEERDGELVGLLSDKKAFIINTLGASELDYRPSGMEECLIKTTDTGIFKFCGVEVLRHLFLYSVPYITEDERKAMLEMIRKELEEVL from the coding sequence ATGATAACAGTAATTTACGCCCATCCCAATCCCAAGAGCTTCAATCACGCCATAAAGGAAGAGGTGCTCGGCTTTCTCTCCTCAAAGGGTCTCAGGTATGAACTTAGAGACCTGTATGCCATGGGCTTTGACCCTGTGCTTTCTGCGAGGGATTTTGAGACCTTTCTTTCTGGAAATGTGCCCGAGGACATAAGGAGAGAGCAGGACATTATAAAGGCGTCCAGCCTGCTTCTTTTTATCTACCCCATATGGTGGACGGGTATGCCCGCCATCCTCAAGGGCTACATAGACAGGGTCTTTAGCTATGGCTTTGCTTATGAGGAAAGGGATGGTGAGCTTGTAGGGCTTCTTTCTGACAAGAAAGCATTCATAATAAACACCCTCGGAGCTTCAGAGCTTGATTATAGACCGTCAGGTATGGAAGAATGTCTGATAAAGACCACAGACACGGGTATTTTCAAGTTCTGTGGCGTGGAGGTGCTCAGACACCTTTTCCTCTACTCGGTGCCTTACATAACCGAGGATGAAAGGAAGGCCATGCTGGAAATGATCAGAAAAGAACTGGAGGAGGTCCTATGA
- a CDS encoding sulfite exporter TauE/SafE family protein yields the protein MESFFISFGSAFLAGAINAVAGGGTLITFPALLWLGLDPVVANITNTVALWIGSLSGAFGFRKEFKEIKSLIAPFFLSSALGALAGALLLLNTPSQTFRSVVPFLIFFAVSMLALSEVIKRLISRFSPEKRGLYLLLPLFLQFLTGVYGSYFGAGIGIMMLASLTLSGVHRIHTANALKNLLGFSINLLGASIFVLSGKVSWLYALSMMPGFALGGYVGARVSLGLRPRVVRLFVVMWGFSIGVYMLVVE from the coding sequence GTGGAGTCCTTTTTTATATCCTTCGGCTCTGCCTTCCTCGCGGGGGCAATAAACGCAGTGGCCGGCGGTGGAACTCTCATCACCTTTCCCGCTCTTCTCTGGCTTGGGCTTGACCCTGTAGTTGCCAACATTACCAACACGGTAGCCCTCTGGATAGGTTCACTTTCTGGTGCCTTTGGCTTCAGAAAAGAATTCAAGGAGATAAAAAGCCTCATAGCACCCTTTTTCCTGTCTTCTGCTCTTGGTGCATTGGCTGGTGCCCTTCTTCTCCTCAATACACCCTCCCAGACCTTCAGGTCAGTGGTGCCCTTCCTCATATTCTTTGCAGTCTCCATGCTTGCCCTGAGCGAGGTGATAAAAAGGCTCATCTCCAGGTTTTCCCCTGAGAAAAGGGGGCTATACCTGCTCTTGCCTCTTTTTCTTCAATTCCTTACAGGTGTATACGGGAGCTACTTTGGCGCAGGCATTGGCATAATGATGCTGGCGAGCCTGACCCTTTCTGGAGTTCATCGCATCCACACCGCCAACGCCCTCAAAAACCTTCTGGGCTTTTCAATAAACCTTCTGGGTGCTTCCATCTTCGTGCTTAGCGGAAAAGTGAGCTGGCTTTATGCCCTTTCTATGATGCCAGGCTTTGCACTGGGTGGATATGTGGGAGCGAGGGTTTCTCTGGGACTAAGACCCAGGGTGGTCAGGCTTTTTGTGGTCATGTGGGGGTTTTCTATTGGAGTTTACATGCTGGTGGTAGAATAG
- a CDS encoding CDGSH iron-sulfur domain-containing protein codes for MARLVKLTEKGPYKLEAGEETYYLCQCGLSKKFPFCDGSHKRTKDEEDGKLYLYDENSRIEIKL; via the coding sequence ATGGCAAGACTTGTAAAGCTTACAGAAAAAGGACCCTACAAGTTAGAGGCTGGCGAGGAAACCTATTATCTTTGCCAGTGCGGTCTTTCTAAGAAGTTTCCCTTCTGCGATGGCTCTCACAAAAGAACAAAGGACGAAGAGGACGGTAAGCTATACTTATATGATGAAAACTCAAGGATAGAAATAAAGCTATAA
- a CDS encoding bifunctional 3'-5' exonuclease/DNA polymerase, with translation MTPKFSYITSRERLSSVYEQLREERYLFLDTEVSGDQIRLVQVGGKDEIFILDLFDLGEEGILFLKRLLSGRGIVGHNLKFDLKYLYAYGIEPYAVFDTMIASQLLGDTDKHSLQKVAMHYLGQVLDKGLQASNWGQPFLGREQLEYAALDVKVVRELFHIFLDKLNEHPHREEVLLKTRTSKVFGLLNPVAIVEMAFVQETAKLELKGIPVDREELERKLREQEKLLQKKVMDFMFRYRADPMSPKQVGELLTKKFGLDLPKTEKGNVSTDDKVLAEHSLHPAVSELLEIRGLKKTIEKLQEIRDKLRGNRVYPEFKQIGAITGRMASMNPNVQNIPRNLRSIFKAEEGKTFVIADFSQIELKIASEYVGEEKMIQAFLQGRDLHRYTASVFLGKAEEDITKEERQLAKAVNFGLIYGISAKGLVEYAKTYGVDLSPESAQKIRDSFFNYYTSIRAWHERVKKELREFKESRGHTLLGRPYIAHTFPDAVNYPIQGTGADLLKLSVLMFDAEARRENLKASVVNLVHDEVLVECEETQAEKVKEVLERTMKHAGRIVLKQVPVEVEVFVNKRWEKD, from the coding sequence ATGACGCCAAAGTTTAGCTACATAACTTCAAGGGAAAGGCTGAGTAGCGTATACGAGCAACTCAGGGAGGAAAGATACCTCTTCCTTGATACTGAAGTCTCTGGTGACCAGATAAGGTTAGTTCAGGTTGGGGGAAAGGATGAAATATTCATACTGGACCTCTTTGACCTGGGTGAGGAGGGTATTCTTTTTCTGAAAAGACTACTTTCTGGCAGAGGTATAGTTGGCCACAATCTGAAGTTTGACCTCAAATACCTGTATGCTTATGGGATAGAGCCCTACGCTGTCTTTGATACCATGATAGCCAGTCAGCTCCTCGGCGATACGGACAAGCACTCCCTCCAGAAGGTTGCCATGCATTATCTTGGGCAGGTTCTGGACAAAGGCCTTCAGGCATCCAACTGGGGGCAGCCCTTTCTGGGAAGAGAACAGCTTGAGTATGCAGCGCTGGATGTAAAGGTGGTCAGAGAGCTTTTCCATATTTTCCTTGATAAGCTCAACGAGCATCCTCACAGGGAGGAGGTTCTTTTAAAAACCAGAACCTCAAAGGTTTTTGGACTTCTTAACCCGGTCGCCATAGTGGAGATGGCCTTTGTGCAGGAGACTGCAAAGCTGGAGCTGAAGGGCATACCTGTGGATAGGGAGGAGTTGGAAAGAAAGCTGAGAGAACAGGAAAAACTCCTTCAGAAAAAGGTCATGGACTTTATGTTCCGCTACAGAGCAGACCCCATGTCCCCAAAGCAGGTGGGAGAGCTTCTCACAAAAAAGTTTGGTCTTGACCTGCCAAAAACAGAAAAGGGGAACGTCTCAACAGACGATAAAGTTCTTGCAGAGCATTCACTTCACCCTGCAGTTTCTGAACTTCTTGAGATAAGAGGATTAAAAAAGACCATAGAAAAGCTTCAGGAAATCAGAGATAAACTCAGAGGAAACAGAGTTTATCCAGAGTTCAAGCAGATTGGTGCCATAACTGGAAGGATGGCAAGCATGAACCCAAACGTGCAGAACATACCAAGAAACCTCAGAAGCATATTTAAAGCAGAAGAAGGAAAAACCTTTGTAATAGCAGACTTCTCCCAGATAGAGCTCAAAATCGCAAGCGAGTATGTGGGAGAAGAGAAGATGATTCAGGCTTTTCTGCAGGGTAGAGACCTCCACAGGTATACCGCAAGCGTATTTCTGGGAAAAGCTGAAGAAGATATAACAAAAGAAGAGCGTCAGCTTGCGAAGGCTGTGAACTTCGGGCTCATATACGGCATATCTGCAAAAGGTCTTGTGGAGTATGCAAAAACCTACGGAGTGGACCTCTCCCCTGAATCTGCACAGAAAATAAGGGATAGCTTTTTCAACTATTACACCTCCATAAGGGCATGGCACGAAAGAGTAAAAAAGGAACTCAGAGAGTTCAAAGAATCAAGGGGGCATACCCTTCTTGGAAGACCATACATTGCCCATACTTTCCCTGATGCGGTGAACTACCCTATACAGGGGACGGGTGCAGACCTTCTAAAGCTCTCGGTGCTCATGTTTGATGCGGAGGCAAGAAGGGAAAACCTGAAAGCCAGTGTGGTCAACCTGGTTCACGACGAAGTGCTCGTTGAGTGTGAAGAAACTCAAGCAGAGAAGGTGAAAGAAGTTCTTGAGAGAACCATGAAGCATGCAGGCAGGATAGTTCTAAAGCAAGTTCCGGTGGAGGTTGAGGTTTTTGTAAACAAAAGATGGGAGAAGGATTAA
- a CDS encoding nitroreductase family protein, with product MRECLKLITERRSITFFDPTKDVPDELIKEILEVSATAPSGYNIQPWEVIVVKDREKKRKLKEICYNQQKVEDASANIVLLANTRAGFEHVDRVLDSWIELGYVKPEARESLKAQITAGWQDPQRAFRKAVRDTALFGMTIMIVARAYGLETHPMEGYDEQKLKEFLLIEEHKVVPMIIAIGYKDPSKELLPRAYRFRFEEFGRIV from the coding sequence ATGAGAGAGTGTCTGAAGCTAATCACAGAAAGAAGGTCCATCACCTTTTTTGACCCTACAAAAGATGTGCCCGATGAGCTTATAAAGGAGATTCTTGAGGTCTCCGCCACTGCTCCTTCTGGCTACAACATACAGCCCTGGGAGGTCATTGTGGTAAAGGACAGGGAAAAGAAAAGGAAACTAAAGGAAATCTGCTATAACCAGCAGAAGGTGGAAGACGCCAGCGCCAACATAGTGCTCCTTGCCAACACAAGGGCTGGATTTGAGCATGTGGACAGAGTTCTTGACAGCTGGATAGAGCTGGGATATGTAAAGCCAGAGGCAAGGGAGAGCCTGAAGGCTCAGATTACCGCAGGCTGGCAGGACCCACAGAGGGCTTTCAGGAAAGCGGTCAGGGACACAGCCCTCTTTGGCATGACCATAATGATTGTTGCCAGAGCCTACGGACTTGAAACCCACCCCATGGAAGGCTACGACGAGCAAAAGCTTAAGGAATTTCTCCTTATAGAAGAGCACAAGGTGGTGCCCATGATAATAGCCATAGGCTACAAGGACCCTTCAAAAGAGCTACTGCCGAGGGCTTACAGGTTCAGGTTCGAGGAGTTTGGAAGGATAGTTTAG
- a CDS encoding flagellar basal body P-ring protein FlgI, whose product MLLFSLSFATRIGDVATIEGNRSNYLVGYGLVVGLRGTGDGKSTLFTVRSIANMLSRMGIVVDPRRMTTKNVAAVMVTAKLPPYAKPGMAMDVEVSSIGDAKSLEGGTLLLTPLKGPDGEVYALAQGQVIVGGYEARGRGAQQIKNTPTVGRIPNGAIVERELPLQGMPEELNIYLDNPSFSMARLIQDRINAEFGMQVAQALDAGTVRLRIPAGVNPVDFLARVEDINIDVPSVARVVIDGRTGTVLLGGDVTINPVSVAVGSLTVTIRETPEVVQPPPLSPGETRVVPRTELKVQEKEARLLELRGASVSQLVESLNRIGATPREIISVLQAIKAAGALRAKLEVL is encoded by the coding sequence ATGCTTCTTTTTTCTCTTAGCTTTGCCACACGCATAGGAGATGTGGCCACCATAGAGGGAAACAGAAGTAACTATCTTGTGGGCTACGGTCTTGTGGTGGGTCTTAGAGGAACTGGTGATGGAAAGAGCACCCTCTTCACAGTAAGAAGTATAGCCAACATGCTGAGCAGAATGGGTATTGTGGTGGACCCCAGACGCATGACCACAAAGAACGTGGCCGCAGTGATGGTCACCGCCAAGCTTCCACCCTATGCAAAGCCAGGAATGGCTATGGACGTGGAGGTCTCTTCCATAGGTGATGCAAAAAGTCTTGAGGGTGGCACTCTCCTGCTTACTCCACTGAAGGGTCCAGACGGCGAAGTATACGCCCTTGCGCAAGGGCAGGTAATCGTGGGGGGCTACGAAGCAAGGGGAAGAGGAGCTCAGCAGATAAAAAACACGCCCACAGTGGGGAGAATACCAAACGGGGCTATCGTAGAAAGGGAGCTGCCCCTTCAAGGGATGCCAGAGGAGCTCAACATCTATCTGGACAACCCCAGCTTTTCCATGGCAAGGCTAATTCAGGACAGGATAAACGCAGAATTTGGCATGCAGGTTGCTCAGGCACTTGACGCAGGCACAGTCAGACTGAGAATCCCCGCCGGCGTTAACCCTGTTGACTTTCTCGCAAGGGTTGAGGACATAAATATAGATGTGCCTTCTGTGGCAAGGGTTGTTATAGACGGCAGGACCGGGACGGTTCTGCTTGGTGGTGATGTGACCATAAACCCCGTGTCCGTGGCTGTGGGGAGCCTTACAGTCACTATAAGGGAAACACCGGAAGTGGTCCAGCCCCCACCCCTATCGCCAGGAGAGACAAGGGTCGTTCCCAGAACGGAGCTGAAAGTTCAGGAAAAAGAGGCAAGGCTTCTCGAGCTCAGAGGTGCCAGTGTTTCACAGCTTGTGGAGTCTCTAAACAGAATAGGTGCAACGCCAAGGGAGATAATCTCCGTCCTTCAGGCAATAAAGGCTGCAGGAGCTCTAAGGGCAAAGCTGGAAGTGCTCTAA
- the aroA gene encoding 3-phosphoshikimate 1-carboxyvinyltransferase, producing the protein MLKLNRAKTAKGELRVPSDKSISHRAVILSALAEGESYIREWLPSEDTKATLKIVQSLGVEVKRRGRNLRVVGKNFHFCEPADVLDARNSGTTARLMMGMLSTQPFFSVITGDESLRGRPMLRVVEPLRQMGAFLDGRESGNRLPVCIRGGQLRGISFFNKKASAQVKSALLLAGLRAEGYTEVVEPVLSRDHTERMLRAFGVEVLQMEGEKGHVAKLKGGQKLTATEVFCPSDPSSASFFVAFGTLLEGSELLLKDVLVNPTRDGFFRKLRQMGADIRYENMREISGEPIADVYVQYRGRLRGTHVSAEEVPSMIDELPILAVVMALAEGRSSVRGAQELRVKESDRIKAVVENLRAMGAIVEEYEDGFEIEGVEVLRGAVIKTYSDHRIAMAFSVAGLVAEGETLIDNPECVAVSYPAFYRHLDYILKG; encoded by the coding sequence ATGCTCAAGCTCAACAGGGCAAAAACTGCAAAAGGAGAGCTGAGAGTCCCTTCCGACAAGTCCATATCCCACAGGGCTGTGATACTCTCTGCACTGGCAGAGGGCGAAAGCTACATAAGAGAGTGGCTCCCTTCCGAAGACACTAAGGCAACCCTCAAGATTGTTCAGAGCCTTGGCGTGGAGGTAAAGAGAAGGGGCAGGAACCTAAGGGTGGTGGGAAAGAACTTCCACTTCTGTGAGCCTGCTGATGTGCTGGACGCCAGAAACTCCGGCACCACAGCAAGGCTTATGATGGGAATGCTTTCAACTCAGCCTTTCTTCAGCGTAATAACGGGAGATGAGAGCCTCAGAGGCAGACCCATGCTGAGGGTTGTAGAGCCTCTCAGGCAGATGGGGGCCTTCCTTGACGGAAGAGAGAGTGGAAACAGACTGCCTGTATGCATAAGGGGTGGTCAGCTCAGAGGCATTTCCTTCTTTAACAAGAAGGCGTCCGCTCAGGTAAAGTCCGCCCTGCTTCTTGCAGGACTCAGAGCTGAAGGCTATACGGAGGTGGTTGAGCCAGTCCTCTCAAGGGACCACACGGAGAGAATGCTCAGAGCCTTTGGAGTGGAAGTCCTGCAGATGGAGGGTGAAAAGGGCCATGTGGCAAAGCTGAAAGGAGGTCAGAAGCTCACAGCCACAGAGGTTTTCTGTCCTTCAGACCCATCCTCCGCCAGCTTCTTTGTGGCTTTTGGCACCCTGCTGGAAGGCTCAGAGCTACTTCTGAAAGATGTGCTGGTAAATCCCACAAGGGATGGCTTTTTCAGAAAGCTCAGGCAGATGGGGGCAGACATAAGATACGAAAACATGAGAGAAATCTCGGGTGAACCCATAGCGGATGTTTATGTGCAATACAGGGGAAGGCTCAGGGGCACGCATGTGTCTGCGGAGGAAGTGCCCTCAATGATTGACGAACTTCCAATACTTGCTGTTGTCATGGCTCTGGCAGAGGGCAGGTCTTCCGTGAGGGGTGCTCAGGAGCTCCGTGTCAAAGAGAGCGACCGCATAAAGGCTGTGGTGGAAAACCTCAGAGCCATGGGAGCCATAGTAGAAGAATACGAGGATGGTTTTGAGATTGAAGGCGTTGAAGTGCTCAGGGGTGCGGTCATAAAAACCTACTCAGACCACAGAATAGCCATGGCTTTCTCTGTTGCAGGGCTTGTGGCAGAGGGAGAGACACTGATTGACAATCCAGAGTGCGTTGCTGTATCTTATCCAGCCTTCTACAGGCACCTTGACTATATTTTAAAGGGATGA
- a CDS encoding N-acetyltransferase, which translates to MVIRKARLKDTSEIYNLINHYAKSGILLPRSLNSIYENIRDFWVYEMDGKVVGCAALHVVWEDLAEIKSLAVSEDYRGLGIGTMLVEACLKEAEELGVKRVFVLTYAQSFFSKLSFEEVEKIKLPHKVWGECINCVKFPSCDEVAMWVDLEKVAFKHDAKV; encoded by the coding sequence ATGGTGATTAGAAAGGCAAGGCTCAAGGACACTTCCGAGATTTATAACCTTATAAACCATTATGCCAAAAGTGGCATACTTCTTCCCAGAAGTCTCAACTCCATATACGAAAACATCAGAGATTTCTGGGTGTATGAGATGGACGGAAAGGTGGTGGGATGTGCAGCGCTTCATGTGGTCTGGGAGGACCTTGCAGAAATTAAGAGCCTTGCTGTGAGTGAAGATTACAGAGGCCTGGGTATAGGAACCATGCTTGTGGAGGCATGTCTGAAGGAAGCTGAAGAGCTTGGGGTAAAAAGGGTCTTTGTGCTTACTTATGCCCAGAGTTTCTTCTCAAAGCTAAGCTTTGAGGAAGTGGAGAAGATAAAACTACCTCACAAGGTCTGGGGCGAGTGCATAAACTGCGTCAAGTTTCCCTCCTGCGATGAAGTTGCCATGTGGGTTGACCTTGAAAAAGTTGCCTTTAAACATGACGCCAAAGTTTAG
- a CDS encoding class I SAM-dependent methyltransferase → MVFKFPETNWQVLLLPQRESWQSVEDFFKVVEPKEYEVWADIGCGPGYFTLPLAQHVKKVYAIDQSSFMLERCRERVQKEGLKNIEYMLCEEDHMPLEDRAVSVSLLANLFHELLKPEDFLEEVGRITSHRIILIDWHPVHSPAGPPLEERVPEDEVLSFMEKRGFKLLERHSVFPYHYFLIFRAKEA, encoded by the coding sequence ATGGTCTTTAAGTTTCCAGAAACCAACTGGCAGGTGCTTTTGCTTCCACAAAGAGAAAGCTGGCAAAGCGTAGAGGATTTCTTCAAGGTGGTGGAGCCAAAAGAATATGAGGTCTGGGCGGACATAGGCTGTGGTCCGGGATACTTTACCCTGCCTTTAGCTCAGCATGTAAAAAAGGTATATGCCATAGACCAGTCCTCCTTTATGCTGGAAAGGTGCAGGGAAAGGGTTCAGAAAGAGGGACTGAAAAACATAGAATATATGCTCTGTGAGGAAGACCACATGCCTTTAGAGGACAGAGCGGTCAGTGTGAGCCTTCTTGCCAATCTCTTTCATGAACTCTTAAAGCCCGAGGATTTTTTGGAAGAAGTTGGCAGGATAACCAGTCACAGAATAATACTTATAGACTGGCATCCTGTGCACTCACCAGCTGGTCCACCCCTTGAAGAGAGAGTGCCAGAGGATGAGGTGCTCAGCTTCATGGAAAAGAGAGGCTTTAAACTGCTGGAGAGACACTCTGTCTTCCCCTACCACTACTTTTTAATCTTCAGAGCAAAGGAGGCATAA
- a CDS encoding flagellar basal body L-ring protein FlgH has protein sequence MGRLWVLLGILIFSCGPKLSTLEEYEKKNPYPAGEERLQYASKGSLMPRNGYQDLYSERRASRVGDLIFLQVVESINAVESVSNQTQRSSAFQQGISSFFGLSQNTLTDIGGQGSGQINTKGSGKVQQTGVLTTKLAGRVMKVYPNGTMLVEAKKEIIMNKAQREVVLRGIVRPEDIDSTNTVSSDRIANLEVFIDGKGFLADGGSPGWFARILAKVLPF, from the coding sequence ATGGGGAGGCTGTGGGTTCTCTTAGGAATTTTAATCTTCTCCTGCGGTCCAAAGCTGAGCACGCTGGAAGAATACGAGAAGAAAAACCCATACCCCGCCGGTGAAGAGAGGCTCCAGTATGCTTCAAAAGGAAGCCTTATGCCCAGAAATGGCTATCAGGACCTATACTCAGAGAGGAGGGCCTCAAGGGTTGGAGACTTAATATTCCTTCAGGTGGTGGAAAGCATAAACGCAGTGGAGAGTGTCTCAAACCAGACTCAGAGGTCTTCAGCCTTTCAGCAGGGAATAAGCTCCTTCTTCGGGCTTTCTCAGAATACCCTTACAGACATAGGAGGTCAGGGCTCTGGGCAGATAAACACAAAGGGCTCAGGCAAAGTGCAGCAGACAGGTGTTCTGACCACAAAGCTCGCCGGAAGGGTGATGAAAGTTTATCCTAACGGCACCATGCTTGTGGAGGCGAAGAAAGAAATAATCATGAACAAGGCACAGAGAGAGGTGGTCCTCAGGGGCATAGTCAGACCTGAAGATATAGACAGCACCAACACTGTCTCCAGCGACAGAATAGCAAACCTTGAAGTTTTTATAGATGGAAAGGGTTTTCTGGCTGACGGAGGTAGCCCCGGATGGTTTGCAAGAATACTTGCAAAGGTTTTGCCCTTCTGA
- a CDS encoding helix-turn-helix domain-containing protein, whose product MKHRNNSVVCPAELAIQTLSGKWKLYILKNLMNGKKRFSELQRAIPGITQRMLSKQLRELEACGLVSRTIYPVVPPMVEYELTEIGRSLEDIFEAMHRWGLKYIEFMSVEGITYPEESGD is encoded by the coding sequence ATGAAACATAGAAACAACTCAGTAGTTTGCCCTGCAGAGCTCGCCATACAGACGCTGAGCGGTAAATGGAAGCTCTACATACTAAAAAACCTCATGAACGGCAAAAAGAGGTTTTCTGAGCTTCAAAGGGCAATACCTGGAATCACCCAGAGAATGCTCTCAAAACAGCTCAGGGAGCTCGAAGCCTGTGGGCTTGTAAGCAGAACTATCTATCCCGTGGTGCCTCCCATGGTGGAATACGAGCTTACGGAAATAGGCAGAAGCCTTGAGGATATCTTTGAAGCCATGCACCGCTGGGGTCTGAAGTATATAGAGTTTATGTCCGTTGAAGGCATAACCTATCCGGAGGAGAGTGGGGATTAG